A genomic region of Pseudomonas sp. RSB 5.4 contains the following coding sequences:
- a CDS encoding DUF4105 domain-containing protein, producing MLKRLAWLALCVCAPLSAAPHVDPQRLQQLANDRFWISLGHYETAKLGGWRSYVSDKKFFLAPDGNEHPDHELAATVQALYAPASLGEQHAQCVYPARTRWLKAQLNLTDLPAPDCAEFKKWFKDVSPHSAVMIFPAAYLNSPSSMFGHTLLRIDQADVQADKTSLLSYAINFGAYIEGSDNSILYAWKGLMGGYPGLFALVPYQEKLSEYRSLENRDLWEYRLNLTQEETARMVEHVWELKQIQFDYFFFDENCSYRLLELLQVARPSLRLTEQFPLTAIPTDTVKAVKEAGLVESIEYRPSRERELLSRAEPLSKEEQQWVLKVSADQQVLQEPTFKALPRDRQALIIDAAYRLERYRANGQERDPQRAQRSFELLRAINKNPAPDLQIPQPGLPEDGHESRTWQAGIGTRGDRAFGEYGLRMAYHDLNDNAESFPLGAQIEILQMKLRQYEGNQWQFQQLDLATIRSLTPRNELLQPLSWQVTGGLERVPGKHDDENLVSHVNGGGGGTWQLGEDTLGFALGTVRIEHNNDFAGFVTPAAGFNSGVLWKNPLGNLSVEAKGDYFTNGEVRRSLSLNQHWELSRNLGLRLTAQREFSHVATPETEVMLEVKWYHY from the coding sequence ATGCTCAAACGCCTTGCCTGGCTGGCGCTCTGTGTCTGCGCCCCGCTGTCCGCCGCGCCTCACGTCGACCCTCAACGTTTGCAGCAACTGGCCAACGACCGCTTCTGGATTTCCCTCGGTCACTACGAAACCGCCAAGCTCGGCGGCTGGCGCAGCTATGTCAGCGACAAGAAGTTCTTTCTCGCGCCCGATGGCAACGAACACCCCGACCATGAACTGGCCGCTACCGTGCAGGCGCTATACGCCCCGGCCAGTCTCGGCGAGCAACATGCCCAATGCGTCTACCCGGCCCGCACTCGCTGGTTGAAAGCACAACTCAACCTCACCGACCTGCCCGCCCCCGATTGCGCCGAATTCAAGAAATGGTTCAAGGACGTCTCGCCGCACAGTGCGGTGATGATCTTCCCGGCGGCGTATCTCAACAGCCCATCGTCGATGTTTGGCCACACCCTGCTGCGCATCGACCAGGCCGACGTGCAGGCCGACAAGACTTCGCTGCTGAGTTACGCGATCAACTTCGGCGCCTATATCGAAGGCTCGGACAACAGCATTCTCTACGCCTGGAAAGGCTTGATGGGCGGCTACCCGGGGCTGTTCGCGCTGGTGCCGTATCAGGAAAAACTCTCCGAGTACCGCAGCCTGGAAAACCGCGACCTGTGGGAATACCGGCTGAACCTGACGCAAGAAGAAACCGCACGCATGGTCGAGCACGTGTGGGAGCTGAAGCAGATCCAGTTCGACTATTTCTTCTTCGACGAAAACTGCTCCTATCGCCTGCTCGAACTGCTGCAGGTGGCGCGCCCAAGCCTGCGCCTGACCGAGCAATTCCCGCTGACCGCCATCCCTACCGACACGGTCAAAGCGGTGAAAGAGGCCGGGCTGGTGGAAAGTATCGAATATCGCCCGTCACGCGAGCGTGAACTGCTCAGCCGCGCCGAGCCGTTGAGCAAGGAAGAACAGCAATGGGTGCTGAAAGTCAGCGCCGATCAACAGGTGTTACAGGAGCCGACCTTCAAGGCCCTGCCCCGGGATCGCCAGGCGCTGATCATCGACGCCGCGTATCGTCTGGAACGCTACCGCGCCAACGGTCAGGAACGTGATCCGCAACGGGCGCAGCGCAGCTTCGAACTGCTGCGGGCAATCAACAAGAACCCGGCGCCGGACTTGCAGATTCCACAACCGGGCCTGCCCGAAGACGGCCATGAATCGCGCACCTGGCAGGCCGGCATCGGCACCCGGGGCGATCGTGCCTTCGGCGAGTACGGCTTGCGCATGGCCTATCACGATCTCAACGACAACGCCGAAAGCTTCCCCCTCGGCGCGCAGATCGAAATCCTGCAGATGAAGCTGCGTCAATACGAAGGTAATCAATGGCAGTTCCAGCAACTGGATCTCGCAACCATCCGCTCGCTGACCCCGCGCAATGAGTTGCTGCAGCCACTGTCGTGGCAGGTGACCGGCGGCCTCGAGCGCGTACCCGGCAAGCATGATGACGAAAACCTGGTCAGCCACGTCAACGGCGGCGGTGGCGGCACCTGGCAACTGGGCGAAGACACGCTCGGCTTTGCCCTCGGTACGGTGCGGATCGAACACAACAACGACTTCGCCGGGTTCGTCACGCCGGCCGCTGGCTTCAACAGCGGCGTGCTGTGGAAAAACCCGTTGGGCAATCTGAGCGTCGAGGCCAAGGGCGATTACTTCACCAACGGCGAGGTACGCCGCAGCCTGAGCCTGAACCAGCATTGGGAACTGTCGCGCAACCTCGGTTTGCGCCTGACGGCACAGCGTGAGTTCAGCCACGTTGCCACACCGGAGACCGAAGTCATGCTTGAGGTGAAGTGGTATCACTACTGA
- a CDS encoding TIGR00645 family protein: MERFFENAMYASRWLLAPIYFGLSLGLLALALKFFQEVFHVIPNVFSMAESDLILVLLSLIDMALVGGLLVMVMISGYENFVSQLDIDDNKEKLNWLGTMDSSSLKMKVAASIVAISSIHLLRIFMDAKNVDPEHLMWYVIIHMTFVISAFAMGYLDKVTKH, encoded by the coding sequence ATGGAACGCTTTTTCGAAAACGCAATGTACGCCTCGCGCTGGCTGCTGGCGCCGATCTATTTCGGCCTGTCCCTCGGGCTGCTGGCGCTGGCACTGAAATTTTTCCAGGAAGTCTTCCACGTCATCCCCAACGTGTTCTCGATGGCCGAATCGGATCTGATCCTGGTGCTGCTGTCGCTGATCGACATGGCGCTGGTTGGCGGCCTGCTGGTGATGGTGATGATTTCCGGCTATGAAAACTTCGTCTCGCAGCTGGACATCGACGACAACAAGGAAAAGCTCAACTGGCTGGGCACCATGGACTCTTCGTCGCTGAAGATGAAAGTGGCGGCATCGATCGTGGCGATTTCTTCGATCCATCTGCTGCGCATCTTCATGGACGCCAAGAACGTCGATCCCGAGCACCTGATGTGGTACGTGATCATCCACATGACCTTCGTGATCTCGGCGTTCGCCATGGGTTACCTGGACAAGGTCACCAAGCACTGA
- a CDS encoding FKBP-type peptidyl-prolyl cis-trans isomerase: MSEVNLSTDETRVSYGIGRQLGDQLRDNPPPGVSLDAILAGLTDAFAGKPSRVDQEAMSASFKVIREIMQAEAAAKAEAAAGEGRAFLAENAKKEGITTLASGLQFEVLTQGEGAKPSREDTVRTHYHGMLIDGTVFDSSYDRGQPAEFPVGGVIAGWTEALQLMNAGSKWRLYVPSELAYGAQGVGSIPPHSVLVFDVELLDVL, from the coding sequence ATGTCCGAAGTAAATCTGTCCACCGACGAAACTCGCGTCAGCTACGGCATCGGCCGTCAGCTGGGTGACCAGCTGCGCGACAACCCGCCACCGGGTGTCAGCCTGGACGCCATCCTGGCCGGTCTGACCGACGCATTCGCCGGCAAGCCAAGCCGTGTCGATCAGGAAGCCATGTCCGCCAGCTTCAAGGTGATCCGCGAGATCATGCAAGCCGAAGCCGCCGCCAAAGCTGAAGCCGCTGCCGGCGAAGGCCGTGCTTTCCTGGCTGAAAACGCCAAGAAAGAAGGCATCACCACGCTGGCCTCCGGTCTGCAATTCGAAGTGCTGACCCAGGGTGAAGGCGCCAAGCCATCCCGTGAAGACACCGTGCGTACTCACTACCACGGCATGCTGATCGACGGCACCGTGTTTGACAGCTCCTACGATCGTGGCCAGCCAGCAGAATTCCCGGTTGGCGGCGTGATCGCTGGCTGGACCGAAGCTCTGCAACTGATGAATGCCGGCAGCAAATGGCGCCTGTACGTGCCGAGCGAACTGGCTTACGGCGCTCAAGGCGTTGGCAGCATCCCGCCGCACAGCGTTCTGGTATTCGACGTCGAGCTGCTGGACGTTCTGTAA
- a CDS encoding ATP-binding protein, which produces MPDPVAASLRLAPEALTRPFSAEQFSFTTTNDLEPFRGVLGQERAVEALQFGVAMPRPGYNVFVMGEPGTGRFSFVKRYLKAEGKRLQTPADWVYVNNFDEPREPRALELPSGTASAFIGDINGLIDNLLATFPAVFEHPSYQQKKSAIDRAFNQRYDKALDVIERLALEKDVALYRDSSNIAFTPMLEGKALDEAEFSQLPEAERERFHEDISGLEERLNEELASLPQWKRESNNQLRQLNEETITLALQPLLSPLSEKYAENAAVCGYLQAMQVYLLKTVVEQLVDDSKTDAVARKLLEEQYAPSLVVGHPHSGGAPVVFEPHPTYENLFGRIEYTTDQGALYTTYRQLRPGALHRANGGFLILEAEKMLSEPFVWDALKRALQSRKLKMESPLGEMGRFATVTLNPQHIPLQVKVVIIGARQLYYTLQDLDPDFQEMFRVLVDFDEDIPMVDESLEQFAQLLKTRTSEEGMAPLTADAVARLATYSARLAEHQGRLSARIGDLFQLVSEADFIRHLAGDEMTDAGHIERALKAKATRTGRVSARILDDMLAGIILIDTDGAAVGKCNGLTVLEVGDSAFGVPARISATVYPGGSGIVDIEREVNLGQPIHSKGVMILTGYLGSRYAQEFPLAISASIALEQSYGYVDGDSASLGEACTLISALSKTPLKQCFAITGSINQFGEVQAVGGVNEKIEGFFRLCEARGLTGEQGAIIPQANVATLMLDEKVLAAVRAGQFHVYAVRQADEALSLLVGEPAGEPDAEGQFPEGSVNARVVERLRVIAEMISEDDLKEAEKELAQEALAEAKPA; this is translated from the coding sequence ATGCCTGATCCTGTTGCTGCCAGCTTGCGTCTAGCGCCCGAAGCGCTGACCCGTCCGTTTTCCGCTGAACAGTTCAGCTTCACTACCACCAATGATCTGGAGCCCTTTCGCGGTGTGCTTGGCCAGGAACGTGCGGTCGAAGCCTTGCAGTTCGGTGTGGCCATGCCACGCCCCGGTTACAACGTCTTTGTCATGGGCGAACCCGGCACCGGCCGCTTCTCGTTCGTCAAACGCTACCTGAAGGCCGAAGGCAAACGCCTGCAGACCCCGGCGGACTGGGTCTACGTCAACAATTTCGATGAGCCGCGTGAACCTCGCGCACTGGAATTGCCTTCGGGCACCGCCAGCGCATTCATCGGCGACATCAACGGTCTGATCGACAACCTGCTGGCGACTTTCCCGGCGGTGTTCGAACACCCGTCCTACCAGCAAAAGAAAAGCGCCATCGACCGCGCCTTCAACCAGCGCTACGACAAGGCGCTGGACGTCATCGAGCGTCTGGCCCTGGAAAAAGACGTCGCCCTGTATCGCGACAGCAGCAACATCGCGTTCACCCCGATGCTTGAAGGCAAGGCGCTGGACGAGGCCGAGTTTTCGCAACTGCCGGAAGCCGAGCGCGAGCGCTTTCACGAGGACATTTCCGGCCTCGAAGAACGCCTGAACGAAGAACTCGCGAGCCTGCCGCAATGGAAGCGCGAGTCGAACAATCAGCTGCGTCAGCTCAATGAAGAAACCATCACCCTGGCCTTGCAGCCGTTGCTCTCGCCGTTGTCCGAGAAGTACGCGGAGAACGCCGCGGTCTGCGGTTACCTGCAAGCGATGCAGGTGTATCTGCTGAAAACCGTGGTCGAGCAACTGGTCGACGACAGCAAGACCGACGCGGTGGCGCGCAAGCTGCTGGAGGAGCAATACGCGCCGAGCCTGGTGGTGGGCCATCCGCACAGTGGGGGTGCGCCGGTGGTGTTCGAGCCGCATCCGACCTACGAAAACCTGTTCGGCCGTATCGAATACACCACCGATCAGGGCGCGCTTTACACCACTTATCGTCAGTTGCGCCCGGGTGCGCTGCATCGCGCCAACGGCGGCTTCCTGATCCTGGAAGCGGAAAAAATGCTCAGCGAGCCGTTCGTGTGGGATGCGCTGAAACGCGCCCTGCAATCGCGCAAGTTGAAAATGGAATCGCCGCTGGGCGAGATGGGCCGTTTCGCCACTGTGACCCTCAATCCGCAGCACATTCCGTTGCAGGTCAAAGTGGTGATCATCGGTGCGCGCCAGTTGTATTACACGCTGCAGGATCTGGATCCGGACTTCCAGGAGATGTTCCGGGTGCTGGTCGACTTCGACGAAGACATCCCGATGGTCGACGAAAGCCTGGAGCAATTCGCCCAGTTGCTGAAAACCCGTACCTCGGAAGAAGGCATGGCGCCGCTGACCGCCGATGCGGTCGCGCGTCTGGCGACCTACAGCGCACGGCTGGCGGAGCATCAGGGGCGTTTGTCAGCGCGTATCGGCGACCTGTTCCAACTGGTCAGCGAAGCGGATTTCATCCGCCATCTGGCCGGCGATGAAATGACCGACGCCGGCCACATCGAGCGTGCGCTGAAAGCCAAGGCAACCCGCACCGGTCGTGTCTCGGCACGGATTCTCGACGACATGCTCGCCGGTATCATCCTGATTGACACTGATGGCGCGGCGGTCGGCAAGTGCAACGGGCTGACCGTGCTGGAAGTCGGTGATTCGGCGTTCGGTGTGCCAGCGCGGATTTCCGCCACGGTGTATCCGGGCGGCAGCGGCATCGTCGACATCGAGCGTGAGGTCAATCTCGGCCAGCCGATTCACTCCAAGGGCGTGATGATCCTCACCGGGTATCTGGGCAGTCGTTACGCTCAGGAATTCCCGTTGGCGATTTCCGCAAGCATCGCGCTGGAGCAATCCTACGGTTATGTCGATGGCGACAGCGCGTCGCTGGGCGAGGCTTGCACGCTGATTTCAGCGTTGTCGAAAACTCCGCTCAAGCAGTGTTTTGCGATCACCGGTTCGATCAACCAGTTCGGCGAAGTCCAGGCGGTCGGCGGGGTCAACGAGAAGATCGAGGGCTTCTTCCGGCTCTGCGAGGCACGCGGGCTGACGGGCGAGCAGGGCGCGATCATTCCGCAGGCCAACGTAGCCACCCTGATGCTCGACGAGAAGGTGCTGGCGGCGGTGCGCGCCGGGCAGTTCCACGTGTACGCGGTGCGTCAGGCTGACGAAGCGCTGAGCCTGTTGGTCGGCGAGCCGGCCGGTGAGCCGGATGCCGAAGGCCAGTTCCCGGAGGGCAGCGTCAACGCCCGCGTGGTCGAGCGTCTGCGGGTGATTGCCGAAATGATCAGCGAAGATGACCTGAAAGAGGCCGAGAAGGAACTGGCGCAGGAGGCGTTGGCAGAGGCCAAACCAGCCTGA
- a CDS encoding polyprenyl synthetase family protein: MQPQAFYRAVADDFNAVDGIIKKQLTSRVPLVSKIGDYITSAGGKRLRPLLVLLCGKALGREGDDMRLLAATIEFLHTATLLHDDVVDMSGMRRGRSTANAMWGNAPSVLVGDFLYSRSFEMMVELGSMPVMKILSQATRIIAEGEVLQLSKVRDASTTEETYMEVIRGKTAMLFEASTHSAAALAGATAEQSEALRTFGDHLGVAFQLVDDLLDYKGDAETLGKNVGDDLAEGKPTLPLIYTMREGTPEQAALVRQAIQKGGIEDLESIRIAVEASGSLEYTAQLARDYVARAIKCLDALPASEYRDALVELSEFAVARTH; this comes from the coding sequence ATGCAACCCCAAGCTTTCTACCGCGCGGTGGCGGACGATTTTAACGCCGTCGACGGCATCATCAAGAAGCAGCTGACTTCCCGAGTGCCGCTGGTATCGAAAATCGGCGATTACATCACCTCGGCCGGCGGCAAACGCCTGCGTCCGTTACTGGTGCTGCTGTGTGGCAAGGCCCTGGGTCGCGAAGGCGACGACATGCGTCTGCTGGCCGCCACCATCGAATTTCTGCACACCGCGACCCTGCTGCATGACGACGTGGTCGACATGTCCGGCATGCGCCGTGGCCGCTCGACCGCCAACGCCATGTGGGGCAACGCCCCAAGCGTGCTGGTCGGCGACTTCCTTTACTCGCGCTCGTTCGAAATGATGGTCGAGCTGGGTTCGATGCCGGTGATGAAGATCCTGTCCCAGGCCACGCGCATCATCGCCGAAGGCGAAGTATTGCAGCTGTCCAAGGTACGCGACGCCAGCACCACCGAAGAAACCTACATGGAAGTCATCCGCGGCAAGACCGCGATGCTCTTCGAAGCCTCGACCCACAGCGCCGCCGCACTGGCCGGTGCCACCGCCGAGCAGAGCGAAGCCCTGCGCACCTTCGGTGATCACTTGGGCGTGGCGTTCCAGCTGGTCGACGATCTGCTGGACTACAAGGGCGACGCCGAGACCCTGGGCAAGAACGTCGGTGACGATCTGGCCGAAGGCAAGCCGACCCTGCCGCTGATCTACACCATGCGTGAAGGCACACCTGAGCAGGCTGCACTGGTGCGCCAGGCAATCCAGAAAGGCGGAATCGAAGACCTCGAAAGCATCCGCATCGCCGTGGAAGCCTCGGGTTCGCTGGAGTACACCGCGCAACTGGCCCGCGACTACGTGGCCCGTGCGATCAAATGCCTCGACGCGCTGCCAGCCAGCGAATACCGCGATGCACTGGTAGAGCTGAGCGAGTTTGCGGTCGCCCGCACGCACTGA
- the gdhA gene encoding NADP-specific glutamate dehydrogenase encodes MIESVESFLARLKKRDPDQPEFHQAVEEVLRSLWPFLEANPRYLTSGILERICEPERAVVFRVSWVDDQGRVQVNRGFRIQMNSAIGPYKGGLRFHPSVNLGVLKFLAFEQTFKNSLTSLPMGGGKGGSDFDPKGKSDAEVMRFCQAFMSELYRHIGADVDVPAGDIGVGAREIGFLFGQYKRLSNQFTSVLTGKGMTYGGSLIRPEATGFGCVYFAEEMLKRRGQTVEGKRVAISGSGNVAQYAARKVMDLGGKVISLSDSEGTLYCESGLSEEQWQALLELKNVKRGRISELATAFGLEFRAGQLPWSLPCDIALPCATQNELDAEAARTLLRNGCVCVAEGANMPTTLEAVDIFIEAGILFAPGKASNAGGVAVSGLEMSQNAMRLLWTAGEVDSKLHAIMQSIHHACVHYGEENGRINYVKGANIAGFVKVADAMLAQGVV; translated from the coding sequence ATGATCGAATCCGTCGAATCCTTCCTTGCCCGACTGAAAAAACGCGACCCGGATCAACCCGAATTCCACCAGGCTGTCGAAGAAGTCCTGCGCAGTCTGTGGCCGTTTCTCGAAGCCAATCCGCGTTACCTGACCTCAGGCATTCTGGAGCGCATCTGCGAGCCGGAGCGGGCGGTGGTGTTCCGCGTGTCGTGGGTCGACGATCAGGGTAGGGTTCAGGTCAATCGCGGTTTCCGCATCCAGATGAACAGCGCCATCGGCCCGTACAAGGGCGGCTTGCGCTTCCATCCTTCGGTGAACCTGGGCGTGCTGAAGTTTCTCGCCTTCGAACAGACCTTCAAGAACTCCCTGACCTCGTTGCCCATGGGCGGCGGCAAGGGCGGTTCGGACTTCGATCCGAAGGGCAAGAGCGACGCCGAAGTCATGCGTTTCTGCCAGGCGTTCATGAGCGAGTTGTACCGGCACATCGGCGCCGACGTGGACGTGCCGGCCGGTGACATCGGTGTCGGGGCGCGGGAGATCGGTTTCCTGTTCGGCCAGTACAAACGCTTGAGCAACCAGTTCACCAGCGTGTTGACCGGCAAAGGCATGACCTACGGCGGCAGCCTGATTCGCCCGGAAGCCACCGGTTTCGGTTGCGTGTACTTCGCCGAGGAAATGCTCAAGCGCCGCGGGCAGACTGTCGAAGGCAAGCGTGTGGCGATCTCCGGTTCCGGCAACGTCGCCCAGTACGCGGCGCGCAAGGTCATGGACCTCGGTGGCAAGGTGATTTCGCTGTCCGACTCCGAAGGCACGCTGTACTGCGAATCGGGCCTGAGCGAAGAACAGTGGCAGGCACTGCTGGAACTGAAAAACGTCAAACGCGGACGCATCAGCGAACTGGCTACGGCGTTCGGTCTGGAGTTCCGCGCCGGTCAGTTGCCGTGGTCGCTGCCGTGCGACATCGCGCTGCCCTGTGCCACGCAGAACGAACTCGATGCCGAGGCTGCGCGTACGCTGCTGCGCAACGGCTGCGTGTGTGTGGCCGAGGGCGCGAACATGCCGACCACGCTGGAGGCTGTGGATATCTTCATCGAGGCCGGCATTCTGTTCGCCCCGGGCAAGGCGTCGAACGCCGGCGGCGTGGCGGTCAGCGGGCTGGAGATGTCGCAGAACGCCATGCGCCTGCTGTGGACGGCGGGTGAGGTGGACAGCAAGCTGCACGCGATCATGCAGTCGATCCACCACGCCTGCGTGCATTACGGCGAAGAGAACGGACGGATCAACTACGTCAAAGGCGCGAACATCGCCGGCTTCGTCAAAGTCGCGGATGCGATGCTCGCGCAGGGTGTGGTTTAA
- a CDS encoding zinc ribbon domain-containing protein YjdM: MSTLPPCPKCNSEYTYEDGAQLICPECAHEWSANGEAEVASDDAVKKDSVGNVLQDGDTITVIKDLKVKGTSLVVKVGTKVKNIRLCDGDHDIDCKIDGIGPMKLKSEFVRKV, encoded by the coding sequence GTGAGCACATTGCCACCCTGCCCGAAATGCAATTCCGAATACACCTACGAAGACGGTGCCCAACTGATCTGCCCCGAGTGCGCCCACGAGTGGTCGGCCAATGGCGAAGCCGAAGTGGCGTCCGATGATGCCGTGAAGAAAGATTCGGTGGGCAACGTGCTGCAGGACGGCGACACCATCACCGTGATCAAGGATCTCAAGGTCAAAGGCACTTCGCTGGTGGTCAAGGTCGGCACCAAGGTCAAGAACATCCGCCTGTGCGATGGCGACCATGACATCGATTGCAAGATCGACGGCATCGGCCCGATGAAGCTCAAGTCCGAGTTCGTCAGAAAAGTCTGA
- a CDS encoding DUF3015 domain-containing protein: MKRILLGTLFTVVSLNAMAQAPGGPDCGWGNMLFEGQRGTPAHFLASTTNGTSGNATFGMTSGTNGCSTNASLTYGGKSWFAMNGMMNELSEDMAKGNGEALTTYAVVLGVAPEDRAHFAAVTHEHFQQIFSKADVTAEDVHTNTLAVLKNDPRLAKYATQA, translated from the coding sequence ATGAAACGGATTCTTCTCGGTACTCTCTTCACAGTTGTTTCCCTCAACGCCATGGCTCAGGCGCCAGGCGGTCCGGATTGCGGTTGGGGCAACATGCTGTTCGAAGGTCAGCGTGGCACCCCGGCACACTTCCTGGCATCCACCACCAACGGCACCTCCGGTAACGCTACGTTCGGTATGACTTCCGGCACCAACGGTTGCTCGACCAACGCGTCGCTGACCTACGGCGGTAAATCCTGGTTCGCCATGAATGGCATGATGAACGAGCTGTCCGAAGACATGGCCAAGGGCAACGGCGAAGCGCTGACGACCTACGCCGTGGTACTGGGCGTGGCGCCGGAAGACCGTGCGCACTTCGCGGCTGTCACTCACGAGCACTTCCAGCAGATCTTCAGCAAAGCTGACGTGACCGCAGAAGACGTGCATACCAACACTCTGGCCGTACTGAAAAACGACCCTCGTCTGGCCAAGTACGCGACTCAAGCTTAA
- a CDS encoding DUF6482 family protein: MNLQELNAFAIARKVDELNLISMEGGLYLLEARMHGAAYPLSDPKGNMLMLRSVEHARDLLHNFPVLPFNLVHTSVHDEMCGLGVSADESLKVPLAWRSAL; encoded by the coding sequence ATGAACCTGCAAGAGTTGAATGCGTTTGCCATCGCCAGGAAGGTCGATGAGCTGAACCTGATCTCCATGGAGGGCGGGCTTTATCTGCTCGAGGCGCGGATGCATGGGGCGGCGTATCCGCTGAGTGATCCCAAGGGCAACATGCTGATGCTGCGTTCGGTGGAGCATGCGCGGGATTTGCTGCATAACTTTCCGGTGCTGCCGTTCAACCTTGTGCACACCTCGGTGCACGACGAAATGTGCGGCCTGGGCGTCAGTGCCGATGAAAGCCTGAAAGTGCCGCTGGCCTGGCGCTCGGCCCTATAG
- a CDS encoding GreA/GreB family elongation factor yields MSRAFVNEDNAAAQADQPVERQVSAQPNYVTPQGLAQLQAKVAELQSLHAEQSAQGEQADKQRLADLERDLRYFNQRLASAQVAAPATSTDKVQIGSWVTYADEHNTESRVQLVGEDQADASQGLINWASPLGRALLGARLNDEVLWQRPAGDQVIEVIRIEPA; encoded by the coding sequence ATGAGCCGCGCTTTCGTCAACGAAGACAACGCCGCCGCGCAAGCCGATCAACCCGTCGAACGGCAGGTCAGTGCGCAGCCCAATTACGTCACACCGCAGGGATTGGCACAGTTACAGGCCAAAGTCGCCGAGCTGCAAAGCCTGCACGCCGAGCAATCGGCCCAAGGCGAACAGGCCGACAAGCAACGGCTGGCCGATCTGGAACGGGATCTGCGCTACTTCAATCAACGCCTCGCCAGCGCACAGGTCGCCGCCCCTGCGACCTCCACCGACAAGGTGCAGATCGGCAGCTGGGTGACCTACGCCGACGAACACAACACCGAAAGTCGGGTGCAATTGGTCGGCGAAGATCAGGCCGACGCCAGTCAGGGCTTGATCAACTGGGCCTCGCCGTTGGGCCGGGCATTGCTCGGTGCCCGGCTCAATGACGAAGTGCTGTGGCAGCGCCCCGCCGGCGATCAGGTGATTGAAGTGATTCGCATCGAACCGGCTTAA